Proteins from a single region of candidate division TA06 bacterium:
- a CDS encoding GxxExxY protein, protein MDEKWLYKDLTYAVIGAAIEVHKELGSGFLEYVYEEALSYELSLRKVPFARQPELDVHYKEYLIPKKYRPDLVVDNKIIVEVKASSGLTKVDEAQLHHYLKGTSLRIGLLLNFGTRSLQTKRIIS, encoded by the coding sequence GTGGATGAAAAATGGCTTTATAAGGACTTAACGTATGCTGTCATTGGAGCTGCGATTGAGGTTCACAAGGAATTGGGTAGTGGTTTCTTGGAGTATGTCTACGAGGAAGCATTAAGTTACGAACTGAGCCTGAGAAAGGTACCTTTTGCAAGGCAGCCTGAGCTAGATGTTCATTACAAGGAGTATTTGATTCCAAAGAAGTATCGTCCGGATCTGGTGGTTGACAACAAAATCATCGTGGAAGTGAAGGCATCCTCAGGATTAACAAAGGTTGATGAAGCTCAATTACATCATTATCTGAAGGGGACGAGTTTGAGAATCGGGTTGCTGCTGAACTTTGGCACGAGGAGTTTGCAAACAAAAAGGATAATCTCCTGA